The window AAACTCATGTTCGACGGGCTTCCAAGCATCAGTTAATTCAAACTTGGCTAATTCGGCATTAGTTGAAGTAATGGCAATACCAAACTTTTTATCTGAAGCGTTAATAAATTGCGCGTAAGGAATTGAGGATAATTCACCGAGAAATTCCTCAGTGTTAAAGCCGAAATCGTGATTATTTTGCATGGTCTTTATGAAGATAATATTAATACTATTGTACTATTCAACTGCTCAACAGCGTGGTTGGATATGCGTGGGCTTGCATCGCATAGTTTGATGAAACCCACGCATCCCCCACGCTCAATTCTTACCAGTTTGGCGGAATCTGCGCCCTCGGAGTTTACGCCCTCGGATAGAGGCAATGAGCGCATCTGTTTGATCACCAGGCAGAATTTGAACGTTGAAGAATAAAGGATGGCGAAAGTTGGTTCCAAGGTGGGGAATTGCGCCGATAATCGCGGTTTTGACTTGATCGAGGCTTGAACCGATAAAACAATTGTTCTGTGGGTCGCAAAAAATAGTGACGACGGAATCAGCAAGAGGATTGTTGAGGCTTGGCTCAACGGTTCTGATCTCAATTGAAAGTAAATATGTTTGAGTCATTTTATAGAGTGAGAGATTGTAGACTGAAAAGATTTAAACGATCGCGACTTTAAAGATTTTTAATTGGTCTGGGAAATCAAGTAAATATTTCCATCGGCATTAGCATCAGGAAAGTTAGCACGAATAAAATCTAAACAATCGCACTCCAGCTCAAATTCTTCAATAGTTAAAAATTGGTTGTTACGGGATTTAAGTTGAGGATTAGGAGTATCGCATGACCAATAACTACCGTTAGTCGTCAACATCGGATACCAACCATTTGTGCAGCATAAATGATCGTCACAAAAAGCCCTAAAGGATTAGCTTCGCGTCCGATCGCTTCGGATCTCGTCTTGAACTCCGTAACTGTGTGCCAAGTTTTAGAAGGATCGACGTTGGGAACTTCTACTAGATACATGTTGATTAAAGAAGAGAAAAGAAAGGAAAGATTATTTAATTTTCTGGAGAAAGAGTTTAAGAGTTTTGACTTGATAGGGTTTGGCATCACTGTTATCTTTTCCAGACTGAACAATGGCTATTGGATAAAAAGGATGTTGCCAGACGGTGTGACTGCCCTTACCGCGTTTGGTCAGCCGAATAAAACCTGCTTTGGATAAGCGAGACTTAAGGATTCGGTTTTTCATAGGAAGTAGGGCAGAGAGGGTTTGTTGTTTAGAGAAATTAACTCGGCTCTTTTTTCGAGATAAGATTCGTTTAAATGCAGCAAGAATTTGAAGTATTCCGCTGCCCAAAATTTAGCCTGGTTGTAATTAGGTTCTGATGCCAAATTTCTTTTGAGTATTTCGACACGAAGGCGATTCTCTAAAGTCAATTGAGTATTGTTCGAGGGAGCAAGATTCACCTTGGATTGATTGGATTGTCGAAGTTGTCTAATTTGGTCTTCAAGACGTTGACACTCATTGAACAGAATCAAATAGTCTTCTAGATGATTGACGGCAAGTTGGGCAGCTTTATGTGGATACTGATCGAGATAAACTTTTAATTGCTGAAGTTCAGCATCAATATTTGGATTCATGGCGAGATGGATGATTTTGTAGAGGGTGGTTAAGAAGTAAAGCCATAAGAG is drawn from Pleurocapsa minor HA4230-MV1 and contains these coding sequences:
- a CDS encoding type II toxin-antitoxin system HicA family toxin; the encoded protein is MKNRILKSRLSKAGFIRLTKRGKGSHTVWQHPFYPIAIVQSGKDNSDAKPYQVKTLKLFLQKIK